The Cyprinus carpio isolate SPL01 chromosome A19, ASM1834038v1, whole genome shotgun sequence genome has a segment encoding these proteins:
- the LOC122148758 gene encoding uncharacterized protein LOC122148758 — protein sequence MVLTFGSKTAYGTGQSKYYEHRVHKSGNCELILQDLKTTDAGKYNLNVYASGQLLGSYIFDICVNVNLTARVGKEVMFDDLPRDAESVECLTNTGSIDVWRREQGVLTDRLTDSDGHLIIKNFTSSDAGTYRVLDSTGGVLVTVTLTEWGTESKDKQDSTRDDKTESTKRVYFCTWIVIGVVGTLIAFIVMRHQCRKRTESPIC from the exons ATGGTTCTGACTTTTGGGTCCAAAACTGCTTATGGTACTGGTCAGAGTAAATATTATGAGCACCGTGTGCACAAGAGTGGCAACTGTGAGCTCATTCTGCAAGACTTGAAGACCACTGATGCTGGAAAATATAACTTAAACGTTTATGCCAGCGGTCAACTACTAGGAAGCTACATTTTTGACATCTGTGTTAATG TTAATTTAACAGCACGGGTCGGCAAAGAAGTGATGTTTGATGATCTGCCGCGTGATGCTGAGAGCGTTGAGTGTTTAACGAACACCGGCTCGATAGATGTGTGGAGGAGAGAGCAGGGTGTCCTGACTGATCGACTGACTGACAGTGATGGTCACCTGATCATTAAAAACTTCACATCAAGTGACGCTGGAACATACAGAGTCCTGGACTCAACAGGAGGAGTCCTGGTCACCGTGACGCTCACAG AATGGGGTACAGAATCAAAGGACAAACAGGACAGCACACGTGATGACAAAACTGAAAGCACTAAAAGAGTTT ATTTTTGTACTTGGATTGTGATTGGTGTTGTGGGGACTCTGATTGCATTTATTGTCATGAGACATCAATGTCGGAAAAGGACCGAGTCCCCAATATGTTAA